Proteins from a genomic interval of Rubinisphaera italica:
- a CDS encoding PilN domain-containing protein: MSGFKRLNLVPLSTQFELILRSQLRRWVKTIGFVICGLAIIILWQVSELHVSTVVLHQKEMRYQPVRDMMSQNSKISQQLKEIEQQKTQLKNLVSGPTPLHILKAIAVASHHASGQVVVTSLSCNSQDVQEQQPAKSTNVSNVSRKCKRIGTVAMAGNGEDDEAIMEFISALKSSGLFNKVELKSATHTKDQNHTTKQFHIEAISETEVAS; this comes from the coding sequence ATGAGCGGCTTCAAACGATTGAATCTCGTCCCACTCTCGACTCAGTTTGAATTAATTCTTCGCAGTCAGTTGAGACGCTGGGTCAAAACAATTGGATTTGTGATTTGTGGCCTGGCCATCATCATACTCTGGCAAGTCTCCGAACTGCATGTCTCGACAGTCGTGTTGCACCAAAAAGAAATGCGATATCAACCAGTAAGAGATATGATGTCCCAGAACTCCAAGATCAGTCAACAACTCAAGGAAATTGAACAGCAGAAGACTCAACTGAAAAACCTTGTCTCTGGTCCTACGCCTTTGCATATCCTCAAAGCGATTGCCGTCGCATCGCACCACGCCTCGGGGCAAGTTGTCGTGACTAGTCTTTCCTGTAATTCACAGGATGTCCAAGAACAACAACCGGCCAAATCGACCAATGTTTCTAATGTTAGTAGGAAATGTAAAAGAATTGGCACGGTTGCGATGGCCGGAAATGGTGAAGACGACGAAGCGATTATGGAATTTATCTCGGCTCTGAAAAGTAGTGGTCTGTTTAATAAAGTGGAATTGAAGTCAGCGACTCATACAAAAGACCAGAACCACACGACCAAACAATTCCACATCGAAGCCATCAGCGAAACCGAGGTGGCATCATGA
- the pilO gene encoding type 4a pilus biogenesis protein PilO → MNSLTEKFSINQLTLLIHSAGGLMIIGSIIVAWICFIHPMQKKLSVNQTHVEVFNQLGDQRSNVEKLNSELISQLQLANTHVEAITRKVSDKLVIDQFLQEIGNLAEVHKVHIQEFRPGNFAKHGDYQALTVSMTLSGPFAGICKFFNELEDFDRMNRVKSAQISPQGAAGENCSVSMVLELYTLPPAAIAENVREKIDV, encoded by the coding sequence ATGAATTCATTGACAGAGAAATTCTCTATAAATCAATTGACCCTGCTGATTCATTCCGCAGGCGGCTTGATGATTATTGGTTCTATAATCGTTGCCTGGATCTGCTTCATTCATCCGATGCAAAAAAAACTCTCTGTAAATCAAACACATGTGGAAGTATTCAATCAATTGGGTGACCAACGTTCCAATGTGGAAAAATTGAATTCCGAATTGATAAGTCAACTGCAGTTGGCTAACACTCATGTTGAGGCAATCACTCGAAAAGTATCTGACAAACTGGTGATTGATCAATTTTTACAGGAAATTGGAAATTTGGCAGAGGTGCACAAGGTTCACATTCAGGAATTTCGACCGGGAAATTTTGCGAAGCACGGGGACTATCAGGCCCTGACGGTCAGCATGACACTCTCTGGACCGTTTGCCGGGATCTGCAAGTTCTTTAACGAACTCGAAGATTTTGATCGGATGAATCGAGTGAAATCGGCCCAGATTTCTCCTCAGGGGGCAGCAGGAGAGAACTGTTCTGTCTCCATGGTTCTGGAGCTTTACACCCTACCACCTGCTGCGATCGCAGAAAATGTTCGGGAAAAAATCGATGTTTAA
- a CDS encoding HD-GYP domain-containing protein gives MSIIENTQMQPEHPSMPIARKLSECFENSVEIWQLTHDWVQQFTIGEAPYPSDQSDIHFYIHKSQGDAEPFLLPLDDQRTLFILPIQAETGFDTVAVGISRLSQTEMLRTLLKQEFHLQRIEERNEFQADQIDLYAAQVSADFEEMTWLRALADQLGVCTVERSLNSLAESALELLGDLIHCRTVALITPGSGTDATSELNIKTWGENIPEESCRELVAHWRNSESSVPIVCNDGLIPDSNTQCPEGINSYILTALMKDGKTYGWVATLNKKNTGHIRTHFHDQMDAASELEFGTSEATLIRSTANILASHAKNLDLFEQRQELLIGIIRTMMNSLDAKDPYTCGHSDRVAQYARIIAENMQLPVKECHDIYVTGLVHDIGKVGVPDHVLKKPGKLTDEEFAEIKKHPEIGYKILKSLDAFSYVLPGVLHHHESVDGSGYPHQLKGDAIPLMARILAVADAYDAMTSTRPYRDGMPVKKAVSILLEGAGSQWDKACVEAFFDGMPQILEITIESDQQKDHYLKQYPSRAHALQSEINSVQAAVAAATLV, from the coding sequence ATGTCCATCATCGAGAATACCCAAATGCAACCCGAGCATCCTTCAATGCCAATCGCACGGAAACTTTCGGAATGCTTTGAAAATAGTGTGGAAATCTGGCAACTCACGCATGACTGGGTGCAGCAATTCACAATTGGCGAAGCCCCTTATCCTTCCGATCAAAGCGACATTCATTTCTACATTCATAAATCGCAGGGGGATGCAGAACCTTTCCTGTTGCCATTGGATGATCAACGCACCTTGTTCATCCTTCCGATCCAAGCCGAGACTGGATTTGATACGGTAGCGGTTGGTATTTCCCGTCTCTCACAAACGGAAATGTTACGAACTCTGCTCAAGCAGGAATTCCACTTACAGCGAATTGAAGAACGAAACGAATTTCAAGCCGATCAAATCGATCTTTACGCGGCTCAAGTTTCGGCTGATTTTGAAGAAATGACCTGGCTGCGGGCTTTGGCCGATCAACTTGGAGTTTGCACTGTTGAACGCAGTCTCAACTCACTGGCAGAATCGGCCCTGGAACTTCTTGGCGATCTGATCCACTGTCGAACTGTTGCGCTCATCACTCCAGGTTCCGGGACTGATGCGACCTCTGAGTTAAATATCAAAACCTGGGGTGAAAATATCCCTGAAGAGAGCTGTCGTGAACTGGTTGCGCATTGGAGAAATTCCGAAAGTTCGGTTCCGATAGTCTGCAATGATGGACTCATTCCAGACAGTAACACTCAGTGTCCAGAAGGGATTAACAGTTATATTTTAACGGCTCTGATGAAAGATGGAAAAACTTATGGCTGGGTGGCCACTTTGAATAAGAAGAATACCGGTCATATTCGGACTCATTTTCACGATCAAATGGATGCGGCAAGTGAACTCGAGTTTGGTACTTCGGAAGCCACCCTGATCCGCTCAACGGCGAATATCCTGGCCAGCCATGCGAAGAACCTCGACCTCTTCGAACAACGACAGGAACTACTTATCGGCATCATTCGCACGATGATGAACTCACTCGATGCGAAAGACCCCTATACCTGCGGGCATAGCGATCGCGTCGCTCAGTATGCCCGAATCATCGCGGAAAATATGCAATTGCCGGTAAAGGAGTGTCACGATATTTATGTGACGGGACTGGTCCACGATATCGGTAAGGTAGGTGTGCCCGATCATGTTCTGAAAAAGCCTGGCAAACTTACCGATGAGGAATTTGCTGAAATCAAAAAGCATCCGGAAATTGGATACAAAATTCTCAAAAGTCTCGATGCGTTTTCCTACGTGCTTCCCGGAGTGCTCCATCATCACGAATCAGTAGATGGATCGGGATATCCGCATCAACTCAAAGGAGATGCAATTCCATTAATGGCCCGCATACTGGCGGTTGCCGATGCCTACGATGCCATGACGAGCACGAGACCCTATCGAGATGGCATGCCCGTTAAAAAAGCTGTCAGTATTTTGCTCGAAGGAGCAGGATCGCAGTGGGACAAAGCCTGCGTCGAGGCCTTCTTCGATGGCATGCCGCAGATTCTCGAAATCACCATCGAATCCGATCAGCAAAAAGATCACTACCTCAAACAGTATCCTTCCCGAGCTCATGCGCTGCAAAGCGAAATCAACTCCGTACAGGCAGCAGTGGCGGCTGCCACACTTGTGTAA
- a CDS encoding type II secretion system protein: MKTSVCRGEMNRRGFSLVELVVVVLVMGIIAAVAGPKMFNTASDARLNGTRQSLTVIRDAIELYKAQNGSYPSSANSTAFHTDLSPYVRGQFPNVEVGANKGGNDVRIHSGSPTPSGTEAWAYDTSDGGFIINDTTSSYNTL, encoded by the coding sequence ATGAAAACATCTGTTTGCAGAGGCGAAATGAACCGCCGAGGATTTTCGCTGGTAGAATTAGTCGTCGTTGTGCTTGTGATGGGGATCATCGCAGCCGTCGCAGGGCCCAAAATGTTCAATACGGCTAGCGATGCCCGTTTGAACGGCACAAGACAGTCGCTAACTGTCATTCGCGATGCGATTGAACTGTATAAAGCTCAAAATGGCAGCTATCCCTCAAGCGCCAACTCCACTGCATTTCACACGGATTTGTCGCCGTATGTACGTGGGCAATTCCCGAATGTGGAAGTCGGCGCGAATAAGGGGGGGAATGATGTCCGAATTCATTCCGGTTCGCCAACGCCATCTGGTACAGAAGCCTGGGCATACGATACTTCAGACGGCGGTTTCATCATCAACGATACAACCAGCAGCTATAACACGCTGTAA
- a CDS encoding GspH/FimT family pseudopilin, with translation MNNYALNKRSGLSLIEMVTVVLIIGILSAVAVPKIYDSIDAYRLKQAAETIAGDLQYARQQAISRSQSITVSFDIVNESYTISDISDRNHPDQAYVVSLTDSACPADIVSVSSTPTTAITFNQYGIPSSEATVTLDVNGAQKTVIVHASSGRISIP, from the coding sequence ATGAACAATTATGCTCTCAATAAACGATCAGGATTGTCTCTGATCGAAATGGTGACGGTCGTTCTCATCATCGGAATTCTCTCTGCGGTGGCAGTCCCCAAAATTTACGATTCCATAGACGCCTATCGTCTCAAGCAGGCTGCCGAGACCATTGCAGGAGATCTGCAATATGCACGGCAGCAGGCGATTTCCCGAAGTCAATCGATCACCGTTAGTTTCGATATTGTCAATGAAAGCTATACGATTTCTGACATCTCGGACCGCAATCATCCCGATCAAGCCTATGTCGTTTCCTTGACAGATTCCGCTTGCCCTGCTGATATCGTCAGCGTTTCATCAACACCGACAACTGCGATCACGTTCAATCAATACGGAATTCCCTCCAGCGAGGCAACGGTTACGCTGGATGTGAACGGGGCACAAAAAACTGTCATTGTTCATGCCTCCTCCGGTCGAATTTCAATCCCATGA
- a CDS encoding GspE/PulE family protein, which produces MTSLVHSENRRASASVAQRNKPRQRLGERLVSAGILTSDELESALQQQSVNGQRVGETLVELGFIEEEQLLPYLAEQLNIPHVTLRDGLIDPRSVLTIPRRKAEEFEAIVLFKVRDVLTVAMRNPQQLDYIDEIERLTKCRVRPVLAMKSAIEQLLPRCYDEGFEVDAVTADMDQEAISVQDDAIHVQLQSVESIGDGSPIVNLVNYMILQAARQGASDIHIEPGANQSTVRFRVDGMLREVLRPRREFHPAIVSRIKVMAKMDIAEHRMPQDGRIHVVVDRRDIDLRCSTLPTVQGEKVVLRVLDRSSVTFNLNELGIPNNQLKSMKEILAKPYGLALVTGPTGSGKTTTLYSAIELIKNVNRNIVTVEDPVEYQLSLINQVHANAGTSLSFAKVLRAILRQDPDVIMIGEIRDGETAEVAIQAALTGHLVLSTLHTNDSAGAITRLMDMGIASYKTAAAFVGAIAQRLVRRVCQNCRTTYYPQAQMLETLHYKGDKKQQFIRGEGCHECYDTGFKGRIGIYEILHADNELRELIGADASVDKIRQWHRTHGGTSLLQEGLRLAQEGITSLDEIMRVAYFE; this is translated from the coding sequence ATGACATCATTGGTTCATTCAGAAAACAGACGAGCAAGCGCGTCTGTCGCTCAGCGTAATAAGCCCCGCCAACGGCTCGGCGAAAGGCTGGTCAGCGCGGGGATTCTTACATCAGACGAGTTGGAATCGGCTCTGCAGCAGCAATCCGTCAATGGGCAGCGTGTCGGAGAAACACTTGTTGAACTTGGGTTTATTGAAGAGGAACAATTGCTCCCCTATCTGGCCGAGCAACTCAATATCCCTCATGTTACTCTGCGTGATGGTCTGATTGATCCGCGTTCTGTACTTACAATTCCAAGGCGTAAAGCCGAGGAATTTGAAGCGATTGTCCTGTTCAAAGTGCGCGACGTTTTAACCGTCGCCATGCGAAACCCGCAACAACTCGACTACATCGATGAGATTGAACGTTTGACGAAATGCCGTGTTCGACCTGTCCTGGCAATGAAGTCGGCAATCGAACAACTGCTCCCCCGTTGTTACGACGAAGGCTTCGAAGTCGATGCCGTAACTGCTGATATGGATCAGGAAGCGATTTCCGTCCAGGATGACGCCATCCATGTTCAACTGCAATCCGTTGAGTCAATCGGAGACGGCAGTCCGATCGTCAATCTGGTCAATTATATGATTCTACAGGCTGCTCGACAGGGAGCCAGTGATATTCATATTGAGCCTGGAGCAAATCAATCGACGGTTCGATTTCGTGTCGATGGAATGTTACGCGAAGTCTTGCGACCCCGACGTGAGTTTCATCCGGCAATAGTATCGCGTATCAAAGTGATGGCGAAAATGGACATTGCTGAGCATCGTATGCCTCAGGATGGACGAATTCACGTTGTGGTTGACCGACGTGATATCGATTTGCGTTGTTCGACATTGCCGACGGTTCAAGGGGAGAAAGTTGTGCTGCGAGTTCTGGATCGTTCCAGCGTTACTTTCAATCTGAATGAACTCGGAATTCCCAACAATCAACTGAAATCAATGAAAGAAATTCTGGCCAAACCCTATGGGCTGGCGCTGGTGACGGGCCCCACAGGAAGTGGAAAAACAACCACGTTGTATTCCGCGATTGAACTGATCAAAAATGTGAATCGCAACATCGTGACTGTCGAGGATCCCGTTGAGTATCAACTCAGCCTGATTAATCAGGTGCATGCGAACGCAGGAACATCACTCAGTTTTGCCAAGGTCCTCCGTGCGATTCTGCGTCAGGATCCGGATGTGATCATGATTGGGGAAATTCGAGATGGCGAAACGGCAGAAGTGGCCATCCAGGCTGCGCTCACAGGGCACCTGGTTCTTTCTACGTTGCACACAAACGACAGTGCAGGAGCCATCACAAGACTGATGGACATGGGCATCGCCTCCTATAAAACAGCAGCTGCGTTTGTCGGAGCCATTGCTCAGCGGCTGGTGCGTCGGGTCTGTCAGAATTGCCGTACAACCTATTATCCGCAGGCTCAAATGCTCGAAACGTTGCATTACAAAGGGGATAAGAAACAACAATTTATTCGAGGCGAAGGTTGCCACGAATGTTATGACACAGGATTCAAAGGTCGAATCGGGATCTATGAAATTCTGCACGCGGACAACGAACTCCGTGAATTGATTGGAGCCGATGCTTCCGTGGATAAAATTCGTCAATGGCATCGAACACACGGAGGAACCAGCCTGCTGCAGGAAGGGCTAAGGTTGGCTCAAGAGGGCATAACCTCTTTAGATGAAATTATGCGCGTGGCATATTTTGAATAA
- a CDS encoding PDZ domain-containing protein: MTFDPESEFYSEGIVRVDPSSQRKSFWLVFGSIVFLIVVVVAVTLLPIQNQKRHLAHLRNQGAIVYTIIQPGMWTSLSDYFHKFTDYELPTLEEVRQIHFQKYPVTDQTIASLSRYPELQALSMQSANVSTTALDNVFTDLPELTGLTIINCKNITPDWVQKSRLSHPSVTINYRGTAYLGISANIVDPDQKGCIVMYVQPGSAAESSGLLPGDIIIAVEDSEISSFTELVMKLARYSPEDHVRIRISRQEEEVPIICKLNAWSNKEF; encoded by the coding sequence ATGACATTCGACCCAGAATCCGAATTTTACTCTGAAGGAATTGTGCGGGTCGATCCCTCGTCACAACGAAAGAGTTTCTGGCTGGTTTTCGGCTCGATTGTATTTCTAATTGTCGTTGTGGTCGCAGTCACTTTGCTTCCGATCCAGAATCAGAAGAGACATCTGGCACACTTGAGAAACCAGGGTGCCATTGTTTACACAATAATTCAGCCTGGTATGTGGACGTCGCTGTCGGATTATTTCCATAAGTTTACAGACTATGAGTTGCCCACTCTTGAAGAAGTTCGACAAATACACTTTCAGAAATATCCGGTCACCGATCAAACAATTGCCAGTTTGAGCAGATATCCCGAATTGCAAGCTCTCTCAATGCAATCTGCGAATGTCTCGACGACGGCACTCGATAATGTTTTCACTGATTTGCCCGAACTCACTGGGCTGACTATTATCAATTGCAAAAATATCACCCCGGATTGGGTCCAGAAATCCCGTTTGTCGCATCCCTCAGTGACTATTAATTATCGAGGAACTGCTTATCTGGGCATCTCTGCAAACATAGTGGATCCTGATCAAAAGGGATGCATTGTCATGTATGTGCAGCCCGGCAGTGCCGCTGAAAGTAGTGGTTTACTTCCTGGTGACATCATCATTGCGGTTGAAGATTCGGAAATTTCATCATTCACGGAACTTGTGATGAAACTGGCCAGGTATTCCCCCGAAGACCATGTCAGAATTCGGATTAGCCGCCAGGAGGAAGAAGTTCCGATCATTTGCAAATTGAATGCCTGGTCCAACAAAGAATTTTGA
- a CDS encoding sensor histidine kinase, whose translation MNDQSIAHYLRAIGLLTLLLSGTAVVLFFVESHEFWAIRLLVAAAICSLFLGFLTVVKKQNSASLPVEILNQLESYSSPEFQDKSTLNLVHWQDPHSQGWNTIVEEIRTFQALTALEARIDEKLSDHQSSDDTAVLDSLAEGVGVTDLNGHFTFVNSAFKAILNTEDTKLLNSSILDVLPSEISPKILDAIARSIPVTFESHTRTDEGTVFFRWSRRPRLDQHCEPNGHVWLIRDITQQKLAEKMREEFVSMATHELRTPLANINAYAETLTMADDIDIEQQKEFYNIIQSEATRLARFVDELLDISRMEAGSMSINCRITELDRLLKEICDKIQPEMNRKELDFSIEIPPKLPQIEVDKDAIVAALVNLLGNAVKYTPEGGNVCFTVLVEDNEIQFKVQDSGIGIAEEELPHVFEKFFRSDDGRVRGVNGSGLGLAFSHEVARLHQGRIDVSSELNQGSTFSLVLPLKIGVEA comes from the coding sequence GTGAACGATCAATCTATTGCACACTATCTGCGCGCCATTGGCTTGCTGACATTACTCCTGTCCGGCACTGCAGTGGTGTTATTCTTCGTTGAGTCTCATGAATTCTGGGCCATCCGCTTGCTGGTTGCAGCGGCGATCTGCAGTTTGTTTCTTGGCTTTCTGACGGTTGTCAAAAAGCAGAACTCAGCCTCTTTGCCTGTCGAAATACTCAATCAACTCGAATCGTACTCTTCTCCCGAGTTTCAGGATAAGTCGACACTGAATTTGGTTCATTGGCAGGATCCGCACTCTCAAGGCTGGAATACCATTGTTGAGGAGATACGAACCTTTCAGGCACTAACGGCTCTTGAAGCTCGGATTGATGAGAAACTGTCCGACCATCAATCTTCAGATGACACTGCCGTCCTGGACAGTCTGGCTGAAGGTGTTGGCGTGACCGATCTTAACGGTCATTTCACTTTTGTGAACTCGGCATTCAAAGCGATTCTGAATACGGAAGATACCAAGCTGCTCAACTCTTCGATCCTGGACGTTCTTCCCTCAGAGATTTCTCCTAAAATACTCGATGCGATTGCACGATCTATCCCTGTAACGTTTGAGTCACATACTCGAACCGATGAAGGTACTGTGTTTTTCCGTTGGAGCCGACGCCCGAGATTGGACCAGCACTGTGAGCCGAATGGGCATGTCTGGTTAATTCGCGATATCACTCAACAAAAGCTCGCTGAAAAAATGCGGGAAGAATTTGTGTCGATGGCAACTCACGAACTACGAACGCCGTTAGCCAATATCAATGCGTACGCGGAAACGTTGACCATGGCAGACGATATCGACATTGAGCAGCAAAAGGAGTTTTACAACATCATCCAATCGGAAGCGACGCGTCTGGCACGTTTTGTGGATGAACTTCTTGATATCAGTCGCATGGAAGCCGGATCCATGTCGATCAATTGTCGTATTACAGAACTTGATCGTTTGCTCAAAGAAATCTGCGATAAGATCCAACCCGAAATGAATCGGAAAGAACTCGATTTCAGTATTGAGATTCCTCCCAAATTGCCTCAGATTGAAGTCGATAAGGATGCCATCGTCGCTGCTCTGGTGAACCTGCTCGGAAATGCCGTTAAATATACTCCTGAAGGTGGAAACGTCTGCTTTACAGTGCTCGTTGAAGATAACGAAATTCAATTCAAGGTTCAGGATTCCGGCATCGGTATTGCTGAAGAGGAATTGCCGCATGTCTTTGAGAAATTTTTCCGCAGTGATGATGGTCGCGTCAGGGGAGTCAACGGTAGTGGACTAGGGCTGGCGTTCAGTCATGAAGTGGCACGTCTTCATCAGGGGCGGATTGATGTATCCAGCGAATTGAATCAAGGTTCGACCTTCAGTCTGGTCTTACCACTCAAGATTGGAGTGGAAGCATGA
- a CDS encoding STAS domain-containing protein, which produces MIRHTKQGAVDILSVEESMVYLHIDKMQLEVDQLLKAGQPRVVLNMKDVALCDSRGLEFILDLRDRCVKCGGMFKLASASHLCLDILQITGVLDQIEHYENSVQAAGSFAL; this is translated from the coding sequence ATGATTCGTCATACAAAACAGGGAGCAGTCGATATTCTCAGCGTCGAAGAATCAATGGTCTATCTGCATATCGACAAAATGCAACTTGAAGTCGATCAACTCCTCAAAGCTGGTCAGCCGCGTGTTGTCCTCAACATGAAGGATGTTGCCTTGTGTGATAGCCGCGGGCTGGAGTTCATACTCGATTTGCGCGACCGGTGTGTGAAATGTGGCGGAATGTTCAAACTGGCATCGGCCAGTCATCTGTGTCTGGACATACTACAGATTACGGGCGTCCTCGATCAAATTGAACATTATGAAAACTCCGTACAAGCGGCAGGGAGTTTTGCACTATGA
- a CDS encoding type IV pilus modification PilV family protein, with protein sequence MHRKHHQFETRKGFSLLEVSISTLLVAVLMITSLKCVGAVVRGRGMTARYVQAEQLAQEMMTEIMRKPYRDNSLPLFGLELLEAVYINGPRSNYDDVDDYNGWSASPPKDRTNTTITNTTDWQRQVSVAWVNKSAPSQVLLYESGLKRITVTVKYQGTTMATLVALRSQDFEIDASDR encoded by the coding sequence ATGCACAGAAAGCATCATCAATTCGAAACTCGCAAAGGGTTCAGCCTGCTGGAAGTCAGCATCTCGACTCTGTTGGTGGCGGTGTTGATGATCACCTCTCTCAAGTGTGTTGGAGCAGTCGTGAGAGGCCGGGGGATGACGGCCAGATATGTTCAGGCCGAGCAACTCGCTCAGGAAATGATGACAGAGATCATGCGGAAGCCCTACCGGGATAATTCCCTGCCTCTATTTGGCCTTGAACTCTTGGAAGCTGTCTATATCAACGGACCCCGCTCCAATTACGATGACGTTGACGACTACAATGGCTGGTCTGCCAGCCCTCCGAAAGATCGGACCAATACCACAATTACAAATACGACGGACTGGCAAAGACAAGTTTCAGTCGCGTGGGTGAATAAATCAGCCCCATCACAGGTGTTGCTTTATGAGTCCGGCCTCAAACGAATAACGGTGACCGTGAAATATCAGGGAACAACGATGGCAACTCTGGTGGCATTACGCAGCCAGGATTTTGAAATCGATGCCTCAGACCGTTAG
- a CDS encoding type II secretion system F family protein, whose product MIAFQYQAKSRTGELQVGLLEAETLAAARQDLRGRGLFPMAITKAGSERRVKSAGSNKRVSKRDLMLMTTQLSIMQKSGVDLAESIKTVARQVSNKRLATALNQIVIDIEDGKSFSNALQSQSGIFGDAYVAGIAAGEASGTLGHVLARLTTLLRNEVRLINTIKSIATYPVILMFVASMVVNALMFFVLPQFAKVFRDLEKTPPITTQVLLMIGEFVRSNVLFIGIGVGIILFGVSVLIKTDWFRSRLDLFMLYAPGFGKATRTLLAGRMFRLIGTMLQSGVPLLEAVRLCRRSIKNRQYQKLFESIELEVTRGNGITIAMMQANFLPDGAVEMISTSEKSGDLGGVMEIVGEFYEDEGENYVRDLAKVIEPAIIVVMGGVVAVVVISVILPLLDMSSTSGY is encoded by the coding sequence ATGATTGCGTTTCAATACCAGGCAAAATCACGAACCGGTGAATTGCAGGTCGGCCTCTTAGAAGCCGAGACGCTTGCTGCTGCGCGGCAGGATTTGCGCGGACGTGGTCTGTTTCCGATGGCCATTACGAAAGCCGGTTCTGAACGACGAGTAAAATCTGCCGGTTCAAATAAACGCGTTTCCAAACGTGATCTGATGTTGATGACGACTCAACTTTCTATCATGCAAAAATCGGGTGTCGATCTGGCAGAATCGATTAAGACTGTCGCACGTCAGGTCTCCAACAAACGTCTCGCAACGGCACTCAATCAGATTGTGATCGATATTGAGGACGGGAAATCGTTCTCGAATGCATTACAAAGCCAGTCTGGCATATTCGGCGATGCCTATGTCGCAGGAATTGCTGCGGGAGAAGCTTCAGGAACTCTCGGACACGTCCTGGCAAGACTGACAACTCTCCTGCGAAACGAAGTCCGCTTAATCAACACCATAAAGTCCATTGCCACCTATCCGGTCATCCTGATGTTCGTGGCGAGTATGGTCGTCAATGCATTAATGTTTTTCGTCTTGCCACAGTTCGCCAAGGTGTTCCGGGATCTCGAAAAAACTCCGCCCATTACGACTCAAGTTCTTCTGATGATTGGAGAATTTGTACGTTCAAATGTTCTGTTTATTGGAATTGGAGTCGGAATCATCCTTTTCGGTGTGAGCGTTCTGATTAAAACTGACTGGTTCCGCAGTCGTCTCGATCTTTTCATGCTGTATGCTCCAGGTTTCGGTAAAGCGACTCGCACGTTACTGGCCGGGAGAATGTTTCGACTGATCGGAACGATGCTACAAAGTGGAGTCCCGCTTCTGGAAGCAGTTCGTCTCTGTCGTCGCTCGATCAAAAACCGTCAGTACCAGAAACTCTTTGAATCCATCGAATTGGAGGTCACGCGTGGCAACGGGATTACGATCGCCATGATGCAAGCCAATTTTCTCCCCGATGGAGCGGTCGAAATGATTTCCACCTCAGAAAAAAGTGGCGACCTGGGAGGAGTCATGGAAATTGTCGGGGAGTTCTACGAAGACGAAGGAGAAAACTACGTTCGCGATCTGGCCAAAGTCATCGAGCCAGCCATCATTGTAGTGATGGGTGGAGTTGTGGCTGTCGTTGTCATTTCAGTCATTTTACCGCTGCTCGATATGTCATCGACCTCAGGATATTAA
- a CDS encoding response regulator, protein MNKKSILIAEDNRVMADVVRFNLVRAGFEVVVAGDGLEALEITKSRQFDLVITDSQMPRMKGEEFCAELRKLANYQDVPVIMCSAKGFELNAERLRTQYGIERVLLKPFSPREVLAVVEERLNGAAVVNGL, encoded by the coding sequence ATGAATAAGAAATCGATTCTCATTGCCGAAGATAATCGGGTGATGGCCGATGTCGTTCGATTCAACCTTGTTCGAGCTGGCTTCGAAGTGGTTGTCGCAGGTGATGGATTAGAGGCTCTTGAAATTACAAAATCAAGACAATTTGATCTGGTCATTACTGATTCTCAGATGCCGCGAATGAAGGGTGAAGAATTTTGTGCCGAGTTGCGAAAACTGGCAAACTATCAGGATGTGCCAGTCATAATGTGTTCTGCTAAAGGCTTTGAACTGAATGCGGAACGCTTGCGAACCCAATATGGGATCGAACGTGTTTTACTGAAACCGTTCAGCCCTCGAGAAGTATTGGCGGTCGTCGAGGAACGGCTCAATGGAGCGGCCGTTGTAAACGGACTCTGA